The window GGGCGACGAAGAAGGCGATGAATCCAACCCAGTTGTTGTATCCGACCTTCAGGGGCTTGGTTTCGGCGGCGTGAGCCGATCCGGTAAGTGCCGCGACCAGGAGTGCGGCGATGGCTTTCATGGTGTGTTTCATGGGTGTTGCTGGTTTGTCGTGGTGGTGACCGGCGAGGCGGTCGTGGCGTGGAAATGCTGGCCGAGGCGCTCGAGGATTTCGGCCCGGCCGGAGGAGGGACGCCCACCTGCGTGGAGCAGGTCGACGAGGCGGCGCTTGAGGGCGAGAAACTCGGGCGTGAGCTTGATATCGAGGAGGCGGTCCTTGGGGAAGGGGACGATGATTTCCTCCAGGATGCGACCCGGCCGGGCGGAGAGCACGATGACGCGATCGGCGAGGTAGATGGCCTCCTCGATGTCGTGCGTCACGAGCAGTGTGGTGGTTTTCTCGTAGAGGCCGAGGAGCAGCATCAGCTCCTGGAGCTCCTCGCGGGTCTGGGCGTCGAGCGCGCCGAAAGGCTCATCCATCAGGAGGATGCGGGGCTTGTTCGTCAGGGCGCGGGCGATGGCGACGCGCTGCTTCATCCCGCCGGAAAGCTCGCGCGGGTAGCGATTGCGGAATTGCGCGAGGCCCATGATCTCCAGCAGATGCCCGGCGTACTCGATCTCTCCCATGATCACGGCGTTGGGCCGCGCATAGTCCATGTTTGCCTTTAGGCGGAAGGGGAACTTGATGTTCTGCTCCACCGTGAGCCACGGGTAGAGCGTATAGTTTTGGAAGACCATGCCGCGCTCCTTCCCCGGACCACGTAGCGCCCGATCGTCCAGCATCACGGTGCCGGAGGTGGCCTCCTCCAGGCCTGCGGCGATGTAGAGCAGCGTGGATTTTCCGCAGCCCGATGGCCCGATGAGCGAGACAAACTCCCCGTCATTCACGGTGAAGGAGCAATCCTCCAGAGCGCACACTTCGGAGGCGCCGGTGCGGAAGGTCTTGGTGATGTGGGAAAGTTCCAGCGCCATGATCAGTTGCGGGCGGCGACGTTCCAGCGGAACGCGATTTTGCTGAAGAGCCGGAAGGCGAGGTCGAGCATCAGGCCGATGACCCCTAGCGCGACGAGGTAGAAAAAGATCTTATCCGTCTGGAGGAAGCGCTGATACTTCACGATGCGGAAGCCCATGCCCTCATTGGCGGCGACGAGTTCCGCCACGATGAGCCACGACCAGGCCCAGCCGTTGCACAGCCGCAGCGCATCGACGATGCCGGGCCAGGAGGCGGGGAGCAGCACTTCCGTCACCGCCTCACGCCGCGTGCCGCCCATGGTGTAAACCGCCTGCACCAGATCGTAAGGCACGCGCCGGATTTCGTCCGACACCATGAGCATGAGCTGAAAGAAGGTGCCGAGATAGATCAGCATGATCTTCGACGTTTCCTCGATGCCGAAGATCACGATCAGGAGTGGAATCAGGGCCGGGACGGGAATGTAGCGGATGAATTCCGTCACCGGCTGAATGAAGGCCTCTCCTATACGGTAGGAGCCGATCATCACCCCGAGCGGAATCGCCGTAAGCGCGGCCAGGGCAAAGGCCGCCGTGACGCGAAAAAAGCTGATCCGGAGATCGGTGGCGAAATTTTGAAAATCGCGTGCCGCCGGTTCCTGCCCGGTCGCCGCTCCGCGCACCATGTTTTGCATCACCTGCCCGACGGCGGCAGGCGAGGGAAAGAGAACCTGTTTTCCCTGTCCCGCATAGTAACCCGCCGCCCATTGCCAGACGCACAACAGGACGACGAAACCCAGTACCGCGGAGCCCCAGTAAAAGGGCCGCGGTATCGAGCGTCGCGGGCTGAGGAGTCCGCTCATCTTACCGGACTCCCCGCGCGGAAACTGTCAATACAGTCTGGCGTATTTCTTGATCTCCCATGGCGAGATGGTGAGGTTGTATTCCTCCCATTCGGCGGATTTGTATTTGATGAATTCGTCGCGGAGTTCCTGGCCGAGCACCTGCGTGATGAAGGGATCGCCCGCGAATGCGTCGATGGCCTCACCGAGTGACCGGGGCAGCGACTGGACGCCGATATTTTTTAGTTCCTCGTCGCTGTAGGCATAGAGATTCTCCGACCGCGGAGCGCCGGGATCGAGCTGTCCCTCGATGCCCTCCATGCCTGCGGCGAGCGCGAGGGCGGCGGCGAGATAGGGATTGCAGGCGGAGTCGGCGTTGCGGGATTCCACCCGGCCGCCCGCCATTGGGATGCGCACGGAGTTGGTCCGGTTGTTCGTGCCGAAGGAGTTGAACACCGGAGCCCACGAGTAGTAGCCCATGAGTCCGCGACGCACGAGGCGCTTGTAGCTGTTCACCGTCGGTGCCCAGGCCGCGCAGAGCGCGCGGCCATGTTTCAGGATGCCGGCGGTGTACTGGTAGCCGAGTTGGGAAAGACCCAGGCCGTGCGGATCGCTGCGGTCGGCCTGCTTGAAAAGATTCGCCCCGGTTTCGATGTCGGCGAGCGACATGTTGAAGTGCGCCCCGTTGCCGGTCTTGTCGGCGAATGGCTTGGGCATGAAGGTCGCGATGAGGCCGTGCTTTGCGGCGATCTTCTTCGCCATGTAGCGGAAGAAAACATAGCGGTCGCACATCGTCAGCGCGTCG of the Terrimicrobium sacchariphilum genome contains:
- a CDS encoding ABC transporter permease, which produces MSGLLSPRRSIPRPFYWGSAVLGFVVLLCVWQWAAGYYAGQGKQVLFPSPAAVGQVMQNMVRGAATGQEPAARDFQNFATDLRISFFRVTAAFALAALTAIPLGVMIGSYRIGEAFIQPVTEFIRYIPVPALIPLLIVIFGIEETSKIMLIYLGTFFQLMLMVSDEIRRVPYDLVQAVYTMGGTRREAVTEVLLPASWPGIVDALRLCNGWAWSWLIVAELVAANEGMGFRIVKYQRFLQTDKIFFYLVALGVIGLMLDLAFRLFSKIAFRWNVAARN
- a CDS encoding ABC transporter ATP-binding protein, encoding MALELSHITKTFRTGASEVCALEDCSFTVNDGEFVSLIGPSGCGKSTLLYIAAGLEEATSGTVMLDDRALRGPGKERGMVFQNYTLYPWLTVEQNIKFPFRLKANMDYARPNAVIMGEIEYAGHLLEIMGLAQFRNRYPRELSGGMKQRVAIARALTNKPRILLMDEPFGALDAQTREELQELMLLLGLYEKTTTLLVTHDIEEAIYLADRVIVLSARPGRILEEIIVPFPKDRLLDIKLTPEFLALKRRLVDLLHAGGRPSSGRAEILERLGQHFHATTASPVTTTTNQQHP
- the glnT gene encoding type III glutamate--ammonia ligase; this translates as MGAVDAIKQDLLAKGVKYCIGAYVDIHGVPKGKIVPISHFEDFASGSELYTGYALDGLGQSPNDDEIASVPDLERGIQLPWQKEVAWFPADNTYHGEPYLLNTRTLLKKVLADAAAKGWKFNLGIECEVYFLKLTDEGGLAVENSDDNLMKPCYDVKRFLDSYGLIDEIASTIEELGWGLYSFDHEDGNGQFEFDFEYSDALTMCDRYVFFRYMAKKIAAKHGLIATFMPKPFADKTGNGAHFNMSLADIETGANLFKQADRSDPHGLGLSQLGYQYTAGILKHGRALCAAWAPTVNSYKRLVRRGLMGYYSWAPVFNSFGTNNRTNSVRIPMAGGRVESRNADSACNPYLAAALALAAGMEGIEGQLDPGAPRSENLYAYSDEELKNIGVQSLPRSLGEAIDAFAGDPFITQVLGQELRDEFIKYKSAEWEEYNLTISPWEIKKYARLY